TCACGTCCCACCTCCGGTTGGAAACAGACCTGCCATGAAGTTATTCATGGAAATGGAAATCATAGAAGAAGAAATGGAAATGGCTGATGGCGTTTCTTATGTATTTTGGACTTTTGGTGGAACAGTACCAGGTTCATTTATCCGTGCAAGAGTTGGTGACGAAGTGGAGTTCAAAATCAAAAACCACCCGGACAACAAACTTCCACACAATATAGATCTCCACGCAGTTACAGGACAGGGCGGTGGTGCTGAGGCTTCGTTTGTAGCTCCCGGCCACGAAAAAACCTTTTCTTTCAAATTGATAAATCCCGGTCTCTTTGTTTACCACTGTGCCACAGCACCTGTGGGGATGCACATTGCCAATGGGATGTATGGGTTGATATTGGTAGAAACTGAAGGCGGTCTTCCTCCTGTAGACAAGGAATTCTATGTCATGCAGGGTGATTTCTACACAGAAGGTAGATTTGGAGAACCCGGTTTACAGCCTTTTGATATGGAAAAAGCTTACGATGAGAGACCCGATTATGTAGTATTCAATGGAAGTACCACTGCACTTAGCGGCGAAAATGCACTTCAGGCTAAAGCGGGAGAAACCATCCGTCTTTTCTTTGGAAATGGCGGTCCCAACCTGGCTTCATCCTTCCATGTGATTGGAGAAATTTTTGATAGGGTATATGTAGAGGGGGGAGACCAAGTCAATTATAATGTAGGAACTACCTTGATTCCGGCAGGTGGGGCGGCAATTCTTGAATTCAAAGCCGAAGTCCCTTCCAACTTGGTATTGGTGGATCACTCGATATTCAGGGCATTCAATAAAGGCGCACTAGGTATCATCAGTGTCACCGGTGATGAAAACGAGAAAATATTTGCCGGAGAAATTATGGAAGGTATCTATTTACCTGAAGGCAGTACTATCCAGAAAATGCCTATTGATGGCACTACGGTAACTCCACCTGTCACCATGACCAAAAGTGAATTGATAGATGCCGGAAAGAAAATTTACATGCAGGCCTGCTTTGCCTGTCATCAGGCTAACGGTGAAGGATTAGCCAACGCATTCCCGCCTTTGGCCAAAGCTGATTACCTGAATGCTGATGAAAACAGAGCTATCGATGTACTGTTGCACGGACTTTCCGGAGAGGTAACGGTAAACGGGAAAAAATACAACAGTATCATGCCATCTCAACAACTCAAAGATGAAGAAGTTGCAGCAGTTTTGACTTATGTCTATAACAGTTGGGGCAATAATGGTTCCGAAATCACCCCTGAAATGGTAAGCAAACGAAGGAAATAATGAAAAAATTCATAGTGGCAGTAGCAGGTTTCTTTATTATTAACCATGCATACTCCCAAGAAAGTAATATGGCTCTGATAAAAGGGGGGAATTACACCCCCCTATACGAAGTAGGTGAACAAGCCTATGCCGAGGTGCTGAATTTTTACCTGGATATCAACCCTGTTTCTTATGCAGATTTCCAAAGATTTGTACAGAAACATCCTGAATGGCAAAAATCAAAGGCTAAAAAAATATTTGCAGATTCAAGATACTTGAGCAATTGGGAAAATGACCTTTCTGCCCCTTCCGCAATGTTGGATAAACCTATAACCATGATTTCATGGTTTGCCGCAAAAGCTTACTGTGAATGCCAAGGAAAGAGACTCCCCACTGTTGACGAATGGGAATTTGCCGCTATGGCCTCTTCATCAAAGAAAGATGCCCGGGAAGACAGTCTTTATAATGTTTCGATTTTAAGAAGCTATGAACAGCCCAAAACCTACCTGAAAACAATAGGCCAATCTCCTGCCAATTATTGGGGGATCAAAGACCTTCACGGCATGGTTTGGGAATGGACCCAGGATTTCAATTCTATCATTCTCACAGGTGAATCAAGGAACAACGGCAATACCGATGCGGGGCTTTTCTGTGCAGCAGGTGCCATTGGAGCCAAGGACATGATGAACTATGCTGCATTTATGCGTTATGCCATGCGCTCCAGCCTCAAAGCAAGTTTCTCTATCACAACGCTGGGCTTCAGATGTGCAAAAGATGCCCAACCTCAGAATCAAATGACTCTAAAATAATCATATGAAATGCCCACGAGAATATTTTCTCACAAAGAAATGATTATTTGGGGCATTCCATATGGCCTTAAAAAATAAAATTATAAACAAATGAAATACCTTAGTCTATTACTTGTCGCATTTATACTTTTTGCATGCCAGGAAAAAATACAACATAAGCCAGTTACCCAAGATGAAAAAGATTGGGATGAACTTTCCATTTACCAACTCCCTTCTGTGTGGAATACGCAAGATGGTGCAACCATTGAATTCAAGGAACTGCAAGGAAAACCCCTAGTGGTGGTTATGATCTACACGGCTTGCAAAACTGCTTGCCCACGACTCGTTACAGACATGCGCATGATCGAAGAGAAAGTTTCCTCCAAAAAAATGAAAGATGTCCAATATGTACTTGTGAGTATCGATCCAATCAACGATACCCCTGAAAAATTAAAAGACTTCGCCAAGGAAAATGGCATGGACGGAATTCAGTGGCTATTCTTACAGGGTACTGAAGATGGAGTAAGGGACTTTGCCAATATCATGGCAGTCAAATACAAGCAAATCAATCCTATTGATTTTTCCCATTCCAATATCATTTCTGTATTTGACCGTACTGGAGTGATGCAATACCAAAAAGAAGGCCTCGGACTGGTCAATGATGAAATCGTCAATAAGATAGTTGCAATAGCTAAAAATTAACCGCTCCTCGGGATTTGCAATCCCGAGGACAGGTAAATGGAATTTGTAATTCCAATCGAACCTTCCTTGAATGAAACCAGGATTACAAATCCTGTTTATCTGTCAATCGATACCGATAGCTATCGGTACAAATGGCGAACAGCGGCTCCTAGTGATTTGCAATCGCGAGGACAGATGATTGGAATTTGTAATTCCAGTCGAACCCTCCTTAAATGAAACCAGGATTACAAATCCTGTTTATCTGTCATTCGACATTACAAATGTCGAATAGCAGTCGTGATATATCCAAAATTAACTTTTTCCCCTATATTTAACCCAAAGCATTCTTTTTTACGATGACCATACAACAGTACCTGGAAAGTATCCACAAACGTTTTATGCTGGGGCATGCTACCGAGCATTCTTTTAGAGGTGACCTTCAGCAATTGATAGAAAGTCTGGCACCGGACATTCAAGCTACCAACGAACCCAAAAGGCAATCCTGTGGAGCACCTGATTATATCCTCACTAAGAAAGATATCCCAGTAGGTTTTATTGAAGCCAAAGACATTGGGGATCGTGACCTTTCAGGAAGCAAGAAAACCGGAAACAAAGAGCAATTTGACCGGTACAAAAGCTCCTTAAACAACATTATTTTCACAGATTATCTGGACTTCCATCTTTATAGAGATAGGGAATTTGTAACCAACATCGCCATTGCCGAACTCACTGAAAAAGGAATAGAATTCCGTCCTGAGAATTATCAGGCTTTCGGCAACCTGATCAAGGATTTCTGTACCCATGTGGGACAGACTATCAAGAGACCCAAGAAGTTGGCAGAAATGATGGCAGGCAAAGCCCGACTCCTTTCAGACGTAATCGAAAGGGCGCTCAATTCTGATGAAGTGACCCAAGAGGACAGTACGCTGAAAGAACAGATGAATGCTTTCAAGCAGATTTTGATCCATGACATCACCCCAAAAGGATTTGCGGATGTGTATGCACAAACCATCGCTTATGGGATGTTTGCCGCAAGGTTACATGACCCTTCTTTGGGAACGTTCAGCAGACAGGAAGCTGCCGAACTGATTCCAAAGTCCAACCCTTTTCTGCGCAAACTCTTTGGTTATATCGCCGGACCGGATATTGATGACCGGATCAAGTGGATTGTGGACAGTTTGGCTGAAATATTTCTCGCTACCGATGTAGATAAGATTCTCAAAAATTACGGGAAGCAGACCAAAATGGAAGACCCGATAATCCATTTTTATGAAACCTTTCTAAGCGAATACGATCCCAAACTCCGCAAGGCCCGTGGCGTATGGTACACGCCCCAACCTGTGGTCAACTTCATCGTCCGTGCGGTAGATGAAATCCTCCAAAGAGAGTTCGGTCTTTCCCAAGGTTTGGCGGATACTTCCAAAACCAAAATCACCCTCAATTCCCAAACCCCAGATAAGCGCTCCACAACAGGATACAAGCAAATAGAAAAAGAAGTACACAAGGTGCAGATCCTGGATCCGGCTACAGGAACAGGGACATTCCTTGCAGAAGTGATCAAGGAAATCCATAAAAAATTCCAGGGCCAGCAGGGCATCTGGTCCCAATATGTGGAAAACCACCTGATTCCCCGCCTGAACGGATTTGAGCTGCTGATGGCTTCATATGCCATGGCACATCTCAAACTCGACCTCTTACTTACTGAAACTGGATTCAAACCAACTTCCAACCAAAGATTGCGTGTATTTCTGACCAACAGCTTGGAGGAATTCAATAAAGACACAGGAACACTCTTCGCCAATTGGCTGAGTGCCGAAGCCAATGAAGCCAATCATATCAAAAGGGATACACCGGTGATGGTCGTCATCGGAAATCCTCCTTACAGTGTAAGTAGTACCAATAAGGGAGAGTGGATAGAAAAGCTCGTGGGAGATTACAAGAAAGACCTTAATGAAAGAAATATACAGCCGCTATCGGATGATTATATTAAGTTTATCCGTTTTGGACAGCATTTTATAGAGAAAAATGGAGAGGGAATCCTGGCCTATATTTCTAACAATAGTTTTATAGATGGGCTGATTCATAGACAAATGCGGAAGAATCTTATGGAAACATTTGACAGCATTTATATTTTGGATTTGCATGGAAGTACAAAGAAAAAGGAAATTGCGCCAGATGGAGGGAAAGATGAAAATGTTTTTGATATCCAGTCGGGTGTTTCAATTAACTTATTTATTAAAAAGAAGAATAATAACTCAAAAAAAATAAGCTCCTATGACCTTTATGGAAAGAGAGATTCAAAGTACTCTTTTTTGGATTCAAACACTTTAATGTCCATCAAATGGAATAATCTAAATCCTAAACCATTAAATTATTTATTCACAAAAAGGGATTATGCTTTAGAAGAAGAATATAAAACTGGAATTTCTATCGATCATTTGTTTTCAAAATATTCCAGCGGAGTAAAAACACATAGGGATCACTTTGTTATAGATCCAAATAAAGAGAATTTATTAAAAAGAATTAAGGAGTTCTTTGATATCACTATAGATGAGGGTAGCATCCGTTCTGCCTTAAATTTAAATGATAATCGAGATTGGACGTTAAAAGAAGCGCGTCAAGGATATTTTCAAAACCAAATGCTTCAAAGTTATTGTTATCGTCCTTTTGATATCCAGCATATTTATTTTGATCAGAGCCTAATCGATTTTGGTAGGCCACAAATAATGAATCATTTCTCTGGTAAAAAGAATTTAGGATTAATTAGTGTCATTCAGGCGCAAGCTGCAAACGTACAATTCTTTGATTGTATTTTTATTACAAAAATGATTGCAGACACAAATATGTTTAGACGAGGAGGGCCAAACATTTTCCCCCTCTACCTCTACCCCGAATCCTCCAACCAACTAGAAATAGGAAATTCCCCAAGCAGAAAACCCAACCTGAATATGGAGATTGTGCAAGAGATTGCAAATGGCCTGGAGATTGGTTTTGTACCGGAAAAAACAGAGGAAGGAAATGTTTGTTTGGCAGAAAGTGAAGACGTCCGTCCAGAATATCGACAGCATTTTGCTCCCGTTGATCTTTTGGACTATATATATGCTGTATTGCACAGCCCGTCTTACAGGGAGAAGTACAAGGAGTTTTTGAAGATTGATTTCCCAAGGGTGCCTTATCCAAAAGACACTGAAGTGTTCTGGAAGTTGGTAAGTCTCGGATCAGAATTAAGAAAAATCCACCTACTTGAAAGCCCAAAAGTCAGTCAATATAGGACCCAATATCCCGTAGATGGCGACAATGTGGTGGATAAGCCGAGGTTTGAAAATAACCCAGACCTGCCAGGTTTTGAAAACCTGGCAGGTCTAAACCTAGGCCGAGTCTACATCAACCCTATCCAATATTTTGATCATGTCCCAGAAATCGCCTGGAACTTCTACATCGGCGGCTACCAACCCGCCCAAAAATGGCTTAAAGACAGAAAGGGCAGGACATTGGATTTTGAAGACATCCTTCATTATCAAAAGATTATTGTGGCTTTGATGGAGACCGATAGGTTGATGAGGGAGGTGGATAAGGTATTTGAGGTATAGTCAGCTTCTCGGGATTTGCAATCCAGAGAACAGATAATTGGAATTTGTAATTCCAGTATCCTTCCTGTAGAGACCTGGATTCAAAATCCTATTTATTCTAGGTTCAGGATTGCAAATCCTGAACAGCCAGAGATATCCTAACTCTAGAATCTTCGAAGTCTTAGACACTTCAAAAGGTAATGTCCTATTTCCAAAACTCATCTTCCCATACCGCACATGAAGGTTCCCCAGCATGGTTTTCGGTGATTGTTTCAAGCTCTTCTTCAGTGGCTACGTCCTGTATTTTGTTGAACAACACTCTTTCTTCAAATCGTATATGGGCTTCCAATTCTTTTTCTAATTTCTTTAGGTGATCATAATCCGATTTTGAATCATTGAAAAGTTTTTCCAACCTTTTATGCTCTCTAAGGGCTTGTTGCACCATTATATCGTCATCGCCCAATACAGTAAAAACAAACTTCTCCTCCTCGGAGAAATGTGCAGCCAAATGTTCTTTCCAAAACCACTCACAATACTTTTTGATTCTCGCCTCCTCTACCCCTAATTTGATCCCCTGACGGATTTTGAAACAAAGCAAAAGACCTTGATGATGGTCTCTGCTCAATGCCTGCAGTGCTAGGTGGCGCTTAATAGGTTTATGTTTGGTCATTTTTATTAATGAAGGTTTTAAGGAACAAAGCTTACCGCAATTTGCTTATTTTTGAGGCCATGAAAAAGAAAAAGCTGAAAAAGTCCTTACAAAAAGCCCGGTATATTGTCTATAAAGAAACAAGGCACAATCCGACGGATAATGCATGGTCGTTTTTTGGGGGATTTTTAGGATTGAGTGCTATTGGTCTACTTCAAAGCCTCTTCCATTCAGATGAAAACACTGATATCTTATTTCTGATTGGAGCTTTCGGGGCGACCTCAGTGATATTATTCGGGAATCCTCACGGTCCTTTTGCCCAACCTCGAAATTTATTTTTTGGTAGCCTGATTTCAGCGGTTATTGGGGTCACTGTTTACAAGTTTTTTTTCATAGATTCAATGATATGGTTTTCGCCGGCATTATCAGTTTCGCTGGCTATTCTGGCCATGCAATACACCAAAACATTACATCCGCCGGGAGGGGCTATCGCACTGATAGCCAATATCGGATCCGGTGAAATCAAATCCATGGGCTACTTTTATGTCATCAACCCAATCCTGACCGGTATCATCATTCTTTTTGTCATGGCTATTTTATTCAACAATCTGTCCAAAAACAGGATTTATCCATACAAGGAAGTGGAAATAAGACCTTTAAAATATGCGGAGAAAATCTATTTTTGGAAAAAAGAAACCAACCAACCCGACATCGTCTAAACTTTATGACTGATATTTCTGAATTTCAAATGGGGAAGCAACACTGAGGAGAAAGAAATCTTTTCTACATCCAAGGAGAAATTTTGGAGTCTTGTGAAAAAAAGGGATTGAAAAGGTATCATCTTAATGATTTATGTAAGCTGTTTTTTTCACCATTTTCACCAAGCCCAAAAGTAAAACCACAGCACCCATCTGATGCAACAACCCCAAACTCACCGGCACTGCCCAAATCAGGGTAAGTACACCCAAGAAAAACTGAATCCCGACCATTATAAGTAAATAATCACCTAAAGGACGAAGTTCAGATGCATTTTTTTTGATCCTCCACCAAAGCAAAATCACTCCTCCAATTACCAAATAGGCCAAATAGCGGTGTATAAACTGTACCACAACACCATTTGCGAAAAGCGAAAAAACACCATGCAAATCAAGTGCAGTATTCAGGTCTGAGGGGAACCAAGTTCTTCCCATTTTAGGAAAAGTATTATACATCTTACCCGCTTTTAGTCCTGCAACAAGGCCTCCATAAATAATCTGAATTCCCAAAAGCACGGTCAAGGCAATTGTCCCCTTTTTAATTGTTGGTGCTTCTATTCTGGTGAAAATCTTCCATTCCAGGGACAACCAATAAATATAGGCAGCCAGTGCCAATGCTGTAGAAAGATGCGCAGTCAATCTATAATGACTTACATGGGGCATGTCCACCAGGCCACTTTTGACCATATACCAGCCTAAGAAACCTTGAAACAGGCCTCCCAAAAAGATCAGCATTACCTGTTTTTTCATCCTCAAATCAAAAACGCCTTTAACCCAAAAGAACATAGCCGGAAAAATAAAAACCAAACCCACCATTCTTCCAATCAAGCGATGCAGGTATTCCCAGAAATAAATCTGCTTATAATCAGAAAGAGTGAAATGACTGTTATAAGCCTTAAATTCCGGACTGGCTTGATATTCTACAAATTCTTGCTGCCATTGTTCGGCCGTGGTGGGAGGTATTGCTCCAATGATTGGTTCCCACCGGACCATGGATAATCCCGACTGGGTCAATCTGGTAACCCCACCAATCACCACCATCAACAACACCAAAATCACCCCTGCCATTAACCACGTATGGACTGCGTTTTGGTAAATTAGCTTGGGGTTAAGACTTCCAAGTCGCATAGCAGGTTGCAGTTTCGTATAGGGTCAAGCTTTCTAATTCCACATGGGAAGGCAATCCGGGGATGATCCTGTCTTTTATCCATAGCAGCATCCGTTCAGCGGTAGGTTCCTCATCCATCCAAAAAATTTTCTGTTCTAATTTCTCAAAAACTATCCGATTTTTTTCGGTTTCTTTTAATAGCAAGGCATGGTCAAATAGTTGAATCACTTCATCCTGTACGATTTTTTTCAGCACCTTAAAATCCAGCAACATGTCCTTTTTTAGATCAATTCCTCCAACTGTTACATGCAACACATAACTATGACCATGTATTTGACTACAACTTCCATCGTAATCTGAAATTCGATGGGCCGCCTCAAAGGTGAAAATTTTTGTGATGCTTAGCATAAATCAATATCCTGATTTAGCCGACAAAATTATCTTTTATTAAAAGAATTATTATGATACTTGTATCATGCTATTCTATGACTTTCGTCATCTTTTTTCAGGTTTTTGTAAATTACCTTTGCTTTCAATAAAACAAAAAAACTATGGCTACATGGCTGAAAGAATGGAATCCCGAGGACAAAAACTTTTGGGAAAATACCGGAAAAAAAATCGCTTGGCGTACCCTGACCATCACCACCATTGCATTGACCATATCTTTTGCAACATGGTTTATGATGTCAGCCATCGTAACCCGTCTTCCCGGAATCGGTTTTTCATTTGATGATAAGCAATTGTTCTGGTTGGCTGCTTTACCTGGTCTGGCTGCAGGAACCTTGAGAATTGTACATACTTTTTTGATTCCTATATATGGTACCAGGCATACCATTACAGTGGCAACTCTCCTTAAACTCATCCCTGTGATCGGGATAGGGTTGGCTGTAATGAATCCGGGAACTCCTTTCTGGGTATTTGTTGTACTCGCATTGACAGCAGGTTTTGGAGGAGGAGATTTCTCTTCATTCATGCCTTCTACCAATATGTTTTTTCCGGCACGATTAAAGGGAACTGCGTTAGGGATTCAGGCAGGAATTGGTAATTTCGGAGTCAGCATTGCCCAATTTATGACCCCCGTTATGATTGGAGTAGCGCTATATGGGGCACCACAACTCTTTCAAAGCGTTGATAAGGCTACGGGAGAGATGATTTCAAAAGAAATTTACCTTCAAAGCGGAGCTTTTTGGTATGCTCCATTTTTAATTATCATGGCTATCATCAGTTGGAAATACCTCAAAAGCATTCCCATCAAAGCTTCATTCAAAGAGCAATTAGACATATTTGGCGATAAACACACCTGGTATTGTACCATTACTTACTTTATGACCTTTGGAACTTTTGCAGGACTTTCTGCAGCGTTCCCCCTGTTGATGAAGGTGTTGTATGGTGGATTTGAACCGAGCTTAGACCCTCTGAAATACGCCTTTTATGGGCCACTTTTAGGATCAGCCTCCAGAATCATATTTGGTTTTGTGGCGGATAAGACCGGCGGAGCTGTTTTGACTACTATTACAGGAATTGGACTTTTAGGTGGTGTAATCGTCATGCTCTCTTTTGGTTTGGTGAATCCAACGGGAATGGAGCAGTTCCCTCTCTTTGTTGGTACCATGATGGTCCTATTTTTTTTCACAGGAATCGGAAATGCCTCGACTTTTAGACAATTTCCTATTATATTTAAACATAATCCTAGACAAGCCGCCGGAGTAATTGGATGGACAGCGGCAATTGCGGCATACGGCCCATTTATTTTCTCTTTGGCACTTGGAGCATTTATTGGTAGCACCGGACATGCAGAAGGATTTTTCTGGATTCTCGCTATCTTCCTGGTTTTTGCCACTGTAATAAACTGGTATTTCTATGATAGAAAAGATGCTGAAAGACCTTCATAAATTATACCTCATAAAATGTGTAAATTCCAAAGGATCGATAGCTTACTGGACTATTTGAATTTATTGGATATTAGATATTAGTTGATATTGGAGCCAAGGCAAAATTTTGACCAGTAAACCACTGTTGCTGCTCAATAAATTTGTAAACATAAAATAACCTTTTCCTATAACCATAATATGCTTAAATTATTTCAAACACTAAACCGAATCGCCTTTATCAAAGCCAGTATTGCTGCCTTAGCTGTGGTGATTTTAGTGTTCATTGGATCACGAAATCTACAGAATTTTGATGCGGCACTTATCTCCTATTTATTCGGAACCATCTTTGCGGTTTTTGGTATAGCATATCGCTATTCTGTTTGGCTGCAAAGGCCACCCACCAAATTATATTGGCGTAGAAGTCTGCAGTTTTTGTTTAGTAAGGATTTCATAACTTATGCATCTAGGTCTGTTTACTTACTATTTCGCAATATTCTTTTACAAAGGTTTATTGCATATAGGAGCAGAACACGCTGGTGGGGACATTTTCTCCTGGCAACGGGTTGTCTGCTTTCATTTGCCATTACTGTTCCTCTGACCTTTGGGTGGATTCATTTTACTTTAGAAGCGGGCACATATGACCTCTACAATGCCAACTTTTTTGGCTTCAAAGTTGCAACTTTTGAATTGGGCGGGCCAATATCAATACTTGCTTTTAAAGCACTATTTTTTACCTCATTCCCGGTAATCATCGGTGCGATCATTATGATGAAAAGAAGGGTAAAAGATGGAGGATTAATTGCCACACAAACACTTGAAGGCGATTGGCTTCCTTTGGTATTGTTGATAGCTATCTCGGTAACCGGTTTGGGAATCGGGTTTGATTATACCTTTTTGGAAGGCAGGACACACCAATTTATGGCTGTCACCCATGCGATTACTGTAATTCTTTTTTTAATATGGATGCCTTTCGGGAAATTCTTCCACATTTTCCAGAGGCTGGCCCAACTCGGCGCAAACCTGTATAAAATCGAAGGGCAAAAACGAGGCATGGCAGTCTGCCCTCATACTAAAGAAAAATTTGCTACCCAAACACATATTAACGACCTCAAGAAAGTCACCAAAGAACTGGGATTCGATTTCACTTTATCTGATGGCAGTAGCCATTTGGACCTCTCTCCCGAAGGAAAACGCTCTGCTCTGGCAAAAGCCCACTTTGAAGCCAGAAAAGCTTCAGGAAAATTCTTCGGTTAATCAACATTCTGAACTAACATATCATGGCTAAATTACCAGTATCTGCCGATCAAATTATAGAAAAATTTGGACCCCATAAAGGATATACTCCCAAGAGTGGCTTCCATGGTACCCACGAACCTGACCGATTGGTCAAAACCCACTGCTGCTTCTGTGGCATGCAATGTGGTATCCAACTCAAAGTAAAAGACAACCAAATCGCGGGATTTGAACCATGGATGGAATTCCCTTTCAATGAAGGAAGACTCTGCCCCAAGGGTGTACAAAGATATCTCCAAAACAACCATCCGGACAGAATCCTAAGCCCTTTACAACGAGTGGAAGGTAAAGGTTTTGAGCCTATTGACTGGGAAACAGCCATGGGAAGAACTGTCAATGAAATCAAAAGGATTCAATCCACCTACGGCAATGATGCATTTGCCATGCTCTCTGGGGTTTCCCTTACCAACGAAAAAAGTTACATGATCGGTAAATTTGCCAGGGTAGCTTTGAAAACGGCCAACCTGGACTACAATGGAAGACTTTGCATGGTAAGTGCTGGTGCAGGAAACAAAAAGGCCTTCGGTCTGGACAGGATTTCCAACTCCTGGTCAGACCTGAAAAATGCAAAGGTAATCATTATCGCTGGTACCAACGTTTCAGAAACATTTCCTACTCTTACGCATTATATCTGGGAAGCCAGGGATAATGCTGCCAAATTGATTGTGGTGGACCCAAGGGTTACCCCTATTGCAAGAACGGCTGACCTACACCTTCCAGTAAAACCAGGCACAGACTCAGCCCTTTTTGGAGCAATTCTCAAGCAACTGGTCGATAATGATTGGTTAGACCATGATTTTATAGAAAATCATACCTCAGGATTTGACCAAGCCATTGAGGCAGTCAAGGATTTCGATCTGGACTGGGCTGAAGCAACCACAGGTATAGACAAAGAAAAAATTAGACTCGCGGCTGAATGGTGGGGAAAAACAGACACTTCTTTTCTATTACATGCCAGAGGCATAGAGCATCACACCAAAGGTGTAGACAATGTGGTAAGTTGTATCAATATCGTGTTGGCTACGGGAAGAATAGGTAAACCATATTGCGGCTATGGTACCATCACAGGTCAAGGCAATGGTCAGGGTGGTAGGGAACATGGACACAAATGCGATCAGTTGCCGGGAAACAGAGACATCACCAATCCGGAGCATCGAAAATACATTGCTGGTGTATGGGGCATTGATGAAAAAGATATGCCCGGAAAGGGACTCTCTGCCTATGAAATTATTGAAGCCATCCATCGTGGAGAAATAAAAGGATTGATTACTATATGTTTCAATCCTTTGGTATCTCTCCCGAACAATAAT
This window of the Aquiflexum balticum DSM 16537 genome carries:
- a CDS encoding hemerythrin domain-containing protein — encoded protein: MTKHKPIKRHLALQALSRDHHQGLLLCFKIRQGIKLGVEEARIKKYCEWFWKEHLAAHFSEEEKFVFTVLGDDDIMVQQALREHKRLEKLFNDSKSDYDHLKKLEKELEAHIRFEERVLFNKIQDVATEEELETITENHAGEPSCAVWEDEFWK
- a CDS encoding type ISP restriction/modification enzyme, which produces MTIQQYLESIHKRFMLGHATEHSFRGDLQQLIESLAPDIQATNEPKRQSCGAPDYILTKKDIPVGFIEAKDIGDRDLSGSKKTGNKEQFDRYKSSLNNIIFTDYLDFHLYRDREFVTNIAIAELTEKGIEFRPENYQAFGNLIKDFCTHVGQTIKRPKKLAEMMAGKARLLSDVIERALNSDEVTQEDSTLKEQMNAFKQILIHDITPKGFADVYAQTIAYGMFAARLHDPSLGTFSRQEAAELIPKSNPFLRKLFGYIAGPDIDDRIKWIVDSLAEIFLATDVDKILKNYGKQTKMEDPIIHFYETFLSEYDPKLRKARGVWYTPQPVVNFIVRAVDEILQREFGLSQGLADTSKTKITLNSQTPDKRSTTGYKQIEKEVHKVQILDPATGTGTFLAEVIKEIHKKFQGQQGIWSQYVENHLIPRLNGFELLMASYAMAHLKLDLLLTETGFKPTSNQRLRVFLTNSLEEFNKDTGTLFANWLSAEANEANHIKRDTPVMVVIGNPPYSVSSTNKGEWIEKLVGDYKKDLNERNIQPLSDDYIKFIRFGQHFIEKNGEGILAYISNNSFIDGLIHRQMRKNLMETFDSIYILDLHGSTKKKEIAPDGGKDENVFDIQSGVSINLFIKKKNNNSKKISSYDLYGKRDSKYSFLDSNTLMSIKWNNLNPKPLNYLFTKRDYALEEEYKTGISIDHLFSKYSSGVKTHRDHFVIDPNKENLLKRIKEFFDITIDEGSIRSALNLNDNRDWTLKEARQGYFQNQMLQSYCYRPFDIQHIYFDQSLIDFGRPQIMNHFSGKKNLGLISVIQAQAANVQFFDCIFITKMIADTNMFRRGGPNIFPLYLYPESSNQLEIGNSPSRKPNLNMEIVQEIANGLEIGFVPEKTEEGNVCLAESEDVRPEYRQHFAPVDLLDYIYAVLHSPSYREKYKEFLKIDFPRVPYPKDTEVFWKLVSLGSELRKIHLLESPKVSQYRTQYPVDGDNVVDKPRFENNPDLPGFENLAGLNLGRVYINPIQYFDHVPEIAWNFYIGGYQPAQKWLKDRKGRTLDFEDILHYQKIIVALMETDRLMREVDKVFEV
- the nirK gene encoding copper-containing nitrite reductase encodes the protein MKTGKLNLFKRYFYLFIFLYGLIATSCTQSQSRNAGNIKYVKDHSKTKVFGNMVAELTSPPHVPPPVGNRPAMKLFMEMEIIEEEMEMADGVSYVFWTFGGTVPGSFIRARVGDEVEFKIKNHPDNKLPHNIDLHAVTGQGGGAEASFVAPGHEKTFSFKLINPGLFVYHCATAPVGMHIANGMYGLILVETEGGLPPVDKEFYVMQGDFYTEGRFGEPGLQPFDMEKAYDERPDYVVFNGSTTALSGENALQAKAGETIRLFFGNGGPNLASSFHVIGEIFDRVYVEGGDQVNYNVGTTLIPAGGAAILEFKAEVPSNLVLVDHSIFRAFNKGALGIISVTGDENEKIFAGEIMEGIYLPEGSTIQKMPIDGTTVTPPVTMTKSELIDAGKKIYMQACFACHQANGEGLANAFPPLAKADYLNADENRAIDVLLHGLSGEVTVNGKKYNSIMPSQQLKDEEVAAVLTYVYNSWGNNGSEITPEMVSKRRK
- a CDS encoding formylglycine-generating enzyme family protein, translating into MKKFIVAVAGFFIINHAYSQESNMALIKGGNYTPLYEVGEQAYAEVLNFYLDINPVSYADFQRFVQKHPEWQKSKAKKIFADSRYLSNWENDLSAPSAMLDKPITMISWFAAKAYCECQGKRLPTVDEWEFAAMASSSKKDAREDSLYNVSILRSYEQPKTYLKTIGQSPANYWGIKDLHGMVWEWTQDFNSIILTGESRNNGNTDAGLFCAAGAIGAKDMMNYAAFMRYAMRSSLKASFSITTLGFRCAKDAQPQNQMTLK
- a CDS encoding HPP family protein, which produces MKKKKLKKSLQKARYIVYKETRHNPTDNAWSFFGGFLGLSAIGLLQSLFHSDENTDILFLIGAFGATSVILFGNPHGPFAQPRNLFFGSLISAVIGVTVYKFFFIDSMIWFSPALSVSLAILAMQYTKTLHPPGGAIALIANIGSGEIKSMGYFYVINPILTGIIILFVMAILFNNLSKNRIYPYKEVEIRPLKYAEKIYFWKKETNQPDIV
- a CDS encoding SCO family protein, whose translation is MKYLSLLLVAFILFACQEKIQHKPVTQDEKDWDELSIYQLPSVWNTQDGATIEFKELQGKPLVVVMIYTACKTACPRLVTDMRMIEEKVSSKKMKDVQYVLVSIDPINDTPEKLKDFAKENGMDGIQWLFLQGTEDGVRDFANIMAVKYKQINPIDFSHSNIISVFDRTGVMQYQKEGLGLVNDEIVNKIVAIAKN